Within Styela clava chromosome 8, kaStyClav1.hap1.2, whole genome shotgun sequence, the genomic segment tattttccccacgccctgcaggatgtgggagccatacacaactctaccggagggtcaaatgtctttgcatgcctccataggttgttcttctatttcaaacatttatggagtactctaattgtatttattgaaatcacactgtcactgatatttCGCAAGACTTCTGATATCTACCCTTCTGCTACAgtgttgtcctgtgaataaataatgggaaattgaggttagacgaatagatgaaagttttgttttatgtcggctcaatttcttgattaatatacttactatttgtGCTATTACTTCTTGTGCTGCAGGAATCTCAAAATGCTtggacaggtttgtccacaacattcacaagaaagagaggagatttattaatttttgtcaagaataaatgaagcaatctatatgatttagaatggaaaagctaataaatccaatatctcatgtaaaatgttttactgaatttggtatataaaccaactaataaagggcTTTAGTccgaaaattacaagcattcgatGCTCaatatacttgagagatcagactatacaatatagaccggtatgagtgaaatgttaggtgaacttgttaaccctttgattcaatacgcaaataaaagtgaattagcaatagtatgttacagcaatgagttTATATCCTCATTGGttagaaaaatctaaatggaggtgcatgaactatttgaaaccataagtggtaagtaaatatgcaatttcggcaaatgggcaactaccggtaagtaccgtactgaattaataacttcgtagtatttgaaaaagctggctttcccacatgtacttaactgtgcgatgcccgggtgtgatatacaacaatagtatttaccttacctttttccgatttatttttaactcgacttttcaaaatatcattaaaatcgacaacaactgtcaaagcaggcgcgaacaccattcgtgctatgccttgaaaacagcacacatccgctcgttttcgtctcgtcaagtatgtgcattggagcgtgttatcggatacgatcttcggccaaaaatgccggagttgcgcatcatgttgtttaatgtcattggtgagACCAGAACGCTATGCtgctaagtttttttttatataaggtgcaaagtattcattttcgtcaccactttacctacatctgactgacattttttgcaatgcattgcatttttgatgccttgcttCCTTTCGACAAGAaagttgtcacatcatcctggtaatttgcaagacagactgtgtcttcatttttacaattatttgttcatttttatcaaattctccacgtccttcagcaaatatttcgatcagtcatcaACGAACAGGGGAGTTTGCGAGCTCTgatgcaggagcgtcgtcgtcgttGAGCACGTTGTCTGAACCTACCGACCTtgacgcccgccacttggaggtgcaacatcgtctttgtttgtttattatacggtGAGCAgagttggacatctagtagtagggtagtatatatttacggtacatCCTAGTAATATGGCAAATTTCTGCCCAGTATTCGGGGTCACGCGCGGGCATGACATACGACAGCTTTGGTTATGAAATCTCGTTACAGTGTTAGTTACGGTAGTTTTGACCGACGGGGTTGGGCAGAGGGGGCTGCCACTCTAGATGTTTTATAGCTAGATCTAgatgtttttttcaatatctagatgtaaaatttggagccAAGATGTTAGCTATAGaatctatattttttttcaaggttttaaatattattcagtgGGAAATAAATACTTGAAATAGAGAGAtgtgtaccggtaccgtacctgtatACGGTAATGCCGGTACTGTAATACTAATAGGTGAAtgaatatatactatatattcataatatagtgaaatcatccgaagttacctgcttttacggtaTTGATGTAAGATTGATAAAACTCATTTATATTGTATTCGTCCGCCGGTGCCATACTGCCATATGtacttaaaatatttaaataacagaATAACGAATTAAACATGTTTAAAACATGTGACGTTTTAATTAACGTTAAATAGAAAGGACGCCGTTGGTCTGATGATATCGTTGCCAAggggttttaaaattattaagttatttgaGTCTATACCGGTAAGTGCTATTGAATTGGTCTCTCTTCGGACATCAACTTTTCAAAAAGCCATAGTGCCGTAGTGTATACTACCATAATTAGAAAAGATTGGCTTAAGAACAAGGCCTTTTGTAAGTTCTGCAGGTGGGAATTGAATTCTAGATTATGATGTTAGCTTCTTCGACATCTGATATTAGACTACTGTATTTTGGTtacttttcattaaattcaatgACTTCATATCTAGATGTATTTTCTAGtctatatgttttatttttcaatctagATGTTTTTCGAGGTCAATCTAGATGTTTTTAGTCAGGCAaactacaggggtggtgactcctctacgatccatgggccggggccacggcccatctaattgggccacatgggccgtggcccatcaagctatgggccgcggccccgttagtaaaaattcaattatcttaccaaaattttcaatttttacaaaattgtcaatattcgaaccaaaaaataaactcctgtagtatgtgtaccaggttagggttagggcaaaattttgttcagattttttacattatagttctattatgagtttggggactgtttgtgttagccaagtgaatagtttctttacacaacttgatgggccgcggcccatagcctgatgggccgaggcccaatttgatgggccgtggccccggcccatgggccgaagaggagtcaccacttccactccaGGCAAAAGTGGCAGCCCTGAGGCAGACACGATGGCCAGTCGGGTCCAGTGAAGTAAACATCGTACCGTAACTGcttaaatactgaaataacgGCTGAAAGGTGAAATGAACGTCTTAACTGCTCAAATAATGCCAAACATTAATCCTTCCAATCGTCTTTCAGTCTTGTATCTAACATTAGCTGTctattattactgtattaaacTGCTGATGTATCCATGAATATGTCTTAGCTATCTGACTATAGCCCAGATAGACATTTCAGCTTTTAAAAACACACTTTCTTACCTTGGACAACACTGTACAACTGTATTTTATCAacttttcaattcaaattacacaaaaaatctgaaaaacatTTTCAAGATGAGAGGAAACAATGATGCATCATCTTTTATGTGGAATCGAAGGATGTCTATTCTCAAAGTTTTAATTGGAATATTGCTAAGCgctaatatgttttattttgttttgcgaTATCGGGAATTAAGTAACACTGTGCGGATTCTTCAAGAGCAACAGAGACTGAATAATAAAGTTATAAGGACggttgaaaaagaaaaagaacCAGAGAAACCGAAAGAAGAAGAGCCACAGCTAGATTACTCACAGGTGAGGAGATTTTCATAAATCGAGGgtgaaactgaaaaaaaaactgttttaaGAAAATATggtacaaatatatttttttaaactctgtaactattttattgaaatacttaaAAGTTGCTTCAAACAATGATTAGATACCAGCATTAGGAACgcatatttctttgtaaaaTTTCTACGTATAGTcttcattttatttaaagtgCAACTCTGTAACAATTTTGtttggaatattttcaaataaatttggaaatttcaTCTCAATTTGCCTTTCGGAAATCAGCGTTGTTTCATGTTTAGGCCTGCGTTAAAGTCTAAATTTGATTAAGAATGACAGTAGATCATTAGGAATAAGACTTTGAGATTTCGAGTGCGAAGTGATTACGGTAGTTATAGACTATTTACTCTATGCCCTCAGTATGATCCTGAGCAGAGTTTGATAAACGATATTCTTAAATCaatttacagaaaaaatattatccatttttGTACAACGAACCGAACAAGTGCAAAAATGAAAATGGTGAAGAGTTACCAATATTTCTACTAATCATTGTCAAATCAACAACTGCACAGTTTGATAGAAGACGAGCAATAAGAGCTACTTGgggaaatgaaacattatttaaagGTTTAAATATGAGGAGGTGAGGCCATGATAAATATCatacaatattatttaaacTGACTGAATAGCAATTAGTTAGGTTGGGTAGCTCTGCCTTGTGATGACGTGACTACAAATTTATTTCACTAAAGTTGGCATTAGAGATGTATTGATATCATTTTTTCACCAATACCGATCAAGTACCAATCAAAATCCTTCAATAGCGCTCACCAATAGTGCAAATTGCCGATATTCCAAATTTCaataatgtttattaaatatCAATGTGCAACAACATTATGTTCCAGTGCATTAATAAGGACATTCAACTCCAAATCCACATTTGTGAGTTGAACGCATAGTGTGTCACTACACTCACTACTAATGGTTTAGTAAAATACTTGAATTATATGCATTGTAATTGTAACCGTGAGATTCATTTTACagttcccatacccgacttggaatggtaaccggacgagaggccgtggttcgccatatggataagccgccttatcggctttcctctcccccgggataaatatgtaaatcttatccttttTTATCCTAACTTTGTACGCATTCAAAGATGCTCAGAACCTCCATCAAGTAACACAGGCACTATGAATCGCTAGATTAGAAATTTCGTAGCGGGCGGGCTAATATAAATGTTGAAATACATATCCTCTAAACTTCCTTTGATATCCCTTGTGACTCATGTGTCTCAAATAGATGAATAAAGTGAGATTCCTTGTTTTTCCGAGAGATATGGTCatgaaatagtttttcaatgccAATGACACTGAAGTCTTTAAGTGAATGTCCCGGTTGACTGAAATGGGCACCAACAATCAGATCTTTGTTTTGCGTTTTGATACTTCTGATGTGTTCAGATAATTCTGTATTGTAAATGTCTTCCTGTTTCTCCTATGTATTGCATGACACAGTTTTTGCAGCCAAGTAGTCAAGTAGAAGACATTTTCCGAGTTGTATTGGTAATGATTCTTGTCAAGTTGTTGTTTTGTGAGGACTGAGTTAGCTGCTTTTGCTATCTAGGGGATTTCTTGTTTGTCTGCTTtgaatttgtttgaatttgagTTATTTTTCTATCGCTTCTAGCCTTCTACACCATGGGCGTGGGGAATTGTGTTTAATGTAAAAGGAAAgtaataaaattgtttatagGATGAAACAGGATCCATGGCTTGGTTCATTTCCACATAGTTAAACTATAAAGTCCGGTTGGAAGGTTAGGATCCGGGACCATAATCTTTGACCTCTAATTTGAGCACAATTTCTAAATCGGTGGAAAAAAGTGGAACACATAATTTCTCGTTTTGCTGTTTTCAGTAATGCTCTGAAACAAAACCTAGTAATGTAGGCTACTACTTTCATACTCTTGTAAAATGcattttctttaaataatttCGATCATAAATTAGTTTTAAGTAAACTGAAAATATTGGTAATTGGTATATACTTCCAAAATCTAACTTTCATGTTAAAACCGGTCCTGTGTTTTTAATTcctttttattgaatatttttttcaatggttTAATTAAATATAGTATAAGTAATGTACAAAATAAATAGTCCATACTTCATTTTATATTCATAATCCGGTTGTTGGATTTTGAGTTTCAGAATGTTTCCAGTTTTTTTCTAAGCAGTAATGGTtatctaaaataataaataagttATCTGAATTACATTTACACagaacaataaaaaagaaaaaaaaaattaccaaatgAAAAAACGTATCATAAATATCTTCTTTACAAATCATATAATTGATAGTTTATGAAAACAGTCATCTGGTAAGAGTATGATGCTCTTGCAGTGGCTCTTAGTGATATTTGCTCAGCAAAATTAGATTATATATTGGTATTACAATTTAACACAAAAAttggtactcttgtagtatgtgtaccaggttagggttaggccattctcataattttattccgattttccttgttttagttctattacaagtttggagactgttttagccaagtgaatatacccatagtcccataggcttcagtccctttatacaacttaatgtaaagtaggcgaacaaaattagttccctccatattggtacacatacttctgtagTGCCCAAAAATCTTGTCACATAAACTGAATACTGACTGCATTTtattttacaggatatttttaTTAGCAAAAGGTAATGATGAAAAAAAGCAAGCGTTATTAGAAATGGAGCAAAACGAATATCATGACATAATACAAGGAGATTTTCAAGATTCATTTCGAAATCTCACAATTAAAGATATTATGTTTATGAGATGGATGACGACATATTGTCCTcaagttaaatatatattcaaggtTGGTCTTTTCTTATCAGCTTTATATcctgtatttaattttattcacatATCCATAATAAGTGCAAATATATGTCaatg encodes:
- the LOC120345465 gene encoding beta-1,3-galactosyltransferase 1-like, yielding MRGNNDASSFMWNRRMSILKVLIGILLSANMFYFVLRYRELSNTVRILQEQQRLNNKVIRTVEKEKEPEKPKEEEPQLDYSQKKYYPFLYNEPNKCKNENGEELPIFLLIIVKSTTAQFDRRRAIRATWGNETLFKGLNMRRIFLLAKGNDEKKQALLEMEQNEYHDIIQGDFQDSFRNLTIKDIMFMRWMTTYCPQVKYIFKGDDDVFVNLGNIVDYLLSLSSEDGKGLFTGSVLYPSPRIKDPKSKYYVPVSLWPEKYYPPYVSGGGFLMSSVVAKKIFEVSKVTPIIPIDDAFLGVCLRKLGMKPQNHKGFKSWGVNRPKDICIYREIMTLHKLGSDDMIAMWKELHNSNFTNCAKTFEAKKEKR